Proteins from a genomic interval of Spirochaetota bacterium:
- a CDS encoding tetratricopeptide repeat protein gives YQEFIDRYGESEFANMAYYRRGHILQFYLKQHDEAVACFETLIGRYPDAMTRAEAYLGLARTYRAMGREERALTIVRTLVEKFPDSLSTEEAKIEFKL, from the coding sequence ATACCAGGAATTCATCGACCGGTACGGCGAATCGGAGTTCGCGAACATGGCCTATTACCGCAGGGGCCACATACTGCAGTTTTATCTCAAACAGCACGATGAGGCCGTCGCCTGCTTCGAAACGCTGATCGGACGGTACCCAGACGCCATGACGCGCGCCGAGGCATACCTGGGCCTCGCGCGGACCTATCGCGCGATGGGCAGGGAAGAAAGGGCGCTAACGATCGTCCGCACTCTGGTCGAAAAATTCCCAGATTCGCTTTCCACGGAGGAAGCGAAGATTGAATTCAAGCTCTGA
- a CDS encoding SUMF1/EgtB/PvdO family nonheme iron enzyme — MKRTTALILSALTLCAVAVFTGDGLLGQAAPVARVHKIQGNEVIISGKIGENLTMGVPVYVETEQGIVVLQVYYPMQTMGKCRVTKGAIGSIRPGMAVYPGRGPQRAEAAMGQGEVRVIGGMSFVFVRGGEFLMGSPESEGNDHERPQRRVSVDGFAIGLHEVSQEQYKAIMDESPSYFIGEILPVEKVTWDEAMEFCRRFGTRYGVKARLPYEVEWEYACRAGSRTRYYWGDDLDLGYCWYEQNSTGETQSCARKDPNALGLYDMIGNVYEWCMDWYSSDYYATAPAKNPRGPAEGTERVIRGGAWSSGADDLRSAMRTGEAPGNRFSNIGFRVVIEQRR; from the coding sequence ATGAAGAGAACGACAGCGCTGATACTCTCCGCTTTAACACTGTGCGCCGTTGCCGTGTTTACGGGTGACGGGCTTTTAGGCCAGGCCGCGCCGGTCGCCCGCGTCCACAAAATCCAGGGGAATGAAGTCATAATCTCCGGGAAAATCGGCGAGAACCTCACCATGGGAGTGCCGGTATACGTGGAGACCGAACAGGGAATCGTCGTACTCCAGGTATACTACCCGATGCAGACCATGGGCAAGTGCCGTGTAACGAAAGGCGCAATCGGATCGATCAGGCCCGGCATGGCGGTCTATCCTGGCAGAGGGCCTCAGAGGGCCGAGGCGGCGATGGGCCAGGGGGAAGTCCGGGTGATCGGCGGGATGTCGTTCGTATTCGTTCGCGGCGGCGAATTCCTTATGGGTTCGCCCGAGAGCGAGGGTAACGATCACGAACGCCCGCAGCGGCGCGTGAGCGTGGACGGCTTCGCCATCGGTCTGCACGAAGTATCGCAGGAACAGTACAAGGCGATCATGGACGAGAGCCCCAGCTACTTCATCGGCGAAATTCTTCCAGTTGAAAAAGTCACCTGGGACGAGGCGATGGAATTCTGCCGGCGCTTTGGGACCCGTTACGGGGTTAAGGCCCGGCTGCCGTACGAGGTGGAGTGGGAGTACGCCTGCCGCGCCGGCTCCAGGACGAGGTATTACTGGGGGGACGATCTGGATCTCGGCTACTGCTGGTACGAGCAGAACTCGACCGGCGAGACCCAGTCCTGCGCACGCAAGGACCCGAATGCCCTCGGCCTGTACGACATGATCGGCAACGTGTATGAATGGTGTATGGACTGGTACTCCTCGGATTATTACGCCACCGCCCCGGCGAAAAATCCCCGGGGGCCGGCCGAGGGCACGGAGCGCGTGATACGGGGCGGCGCCTGGTCGAGCGGCGCCGACGACCTGCGCTCGGCGATGCGCACCGGCGAGGCCCCGGGCAACCGGTTCAGCAACATCGGTTTCCGCGTGGTCATCGAGCAGCGCAGATAG
- a CDS encoding N-glycosylase/DNA lyase yields the protein MHRSTRELLAELRAIHRAIRPDIERQLARFKAVWRDGSDEDIFCELVFCLFTPQSSAHRCWNAVEILKANDLVLRGRCEEISERINMVRFRNNKAIYLVKAREQFSNNGEMRIKSILDSRSDVFERRNFLASNVKGMGWKEASHFLRNTGFGANLAILDRHVLKNLVLLGVIPDIPASLTLRRYLYIEERMRAFAKKIRIPLAHLDFVLWFREAGDVFK from the coding sequence ATGCACCGCTCCACGCGCGAATTGCTCGCCGAACTCCGCGCCATCCATCGGGCGATTCGTCCCGATATAGAGCGGCAGCTCGCACGCTTCAAGGCCGTGTGGAGGGACGGCAGCGACGAGGACATCTTCTGCGAGCTGGTTTTCTGCCTTTTCACTCCGCAGTCATCCGCCCACCGCTGCTGGAACGCCGTTGAAATACTGAAGGCGAACGACCTGGTATTGCGCGGCCGGTGCGAGGAGATCAGCGAACGCATCAACATGGTGCGCTTCAGAAACAACAAGGCTATATATCTGGTAAAAGCCCGCGAACAATTCAGCAACAACGGAGAAATGAGGATCAAAAGCATCCTCGACTCACGGTCCGACGTCTTCGAGCGCAGGAATTTTCTTGCCTCAAATGTCAAGGGGATGGGCTGGAAGGAAGCGAGTCATTTCCTGCGCAACACGGGTTTCGGGGCAAATCTCGCCATCCTCGACCGTCATGTTTTGAAAAATCTTGTTTTGCTGGGCGTCATTCCCGATATCCCCGCATCGCTCACGCTCCGGCGCTACCTCTATATCGAGGAGCGGATGCGCGCCTTCGCGAAGAAAATCCGCATCCCGCTCGCACACCTCGACTTCGTATTATGGTTCAGAGAGGCGGGGGACGTGTTTAAATGA
- a CDS encoding PTS sugar transporter subunit IIA: MILENYLDKTQVFFLKNTEKQMVIKEMLQRLEKLGRIEHSDRYYAQVIHRESLENTGIGAGLAIPHARTDSVHNFISILGVSTGGIDYQSFDNAPVRYVLLSIFPTDMSTKYLYLVGMMSRIFSNDEKRKELDEATTPAKVYSKLTKNSRQYFESISQKEEPGSESAVNLSNVPSFDLDLLIRLDSLYRLYDEDKSIDSTGKKIEGLRKLIDNRSLTYYERMRKKCQNPFAIIDKSSCSGCHLEIPPIYLKQIRESMGISVCTHCGRFLIIL, encoded by the coding sequence ATGATTCTGGAAAACTATCTTGATAAAACGCAGGTCTTCTTTCTGAAGAACACCGAAAAGCAGATGGTCATAAAGGAGATGCTTCAGCGCCTTGAAAAGCTGGGGCGCATCGAACATTCGGACCGCTATTACGCGCAGGTGATCCACCGCGAGTCGCTCGAGAACACCGGCATCGGAGCGGGGCTCGCCATCCCGCACGCAAGGACCGATTCGGTGCACAACTTCATCTCCATACTCGGCGTTTCGACCGGGGGGATCGATTACCAGTCGTTCGACAACGCCCCGGTACGGTACGTTCTGCTCAGCATTTTCCCCACCGACATGAGCACCAAGTACCTCTACCTGGTTGGAATGATGTCACGGATATTCTCGAACGATGAAAAACGAAAGGAGCTTGACGAGGCGACGACCCCGGCCAAGGTCTACTCGAAACTCACGAAGAACTCCAGACAGTATTTCGAGAGCATTTCGCAGAAGGAGGAACCGGGCTCCGAAAGCGCCGTGAACCTCTCCAACGTTCCATCTTTCGACCTCGACCTACTCATCCGCCTCGACAGCCTTTACCGCCTCTACGACGAAGATAAAAGCATCGATTCGACCGGCAAAAAAATCGAAGGCCTGCGCAAGCTCATCGACAACCGTTCGCTCACCTATTACGAGCGCATGCGCAAGAAGTGCCAGAACCCCTTCGCCATCATCGACAAGAGCAGCTGCAGCGGTTGTCATCTCGAGATCCCGCCCATTTATCTCAAGCAGATCCGTGAATCCATGGGCATTTCGGTGTGCACGCACTGCGGAAGGTTTCTGATCATACTCTGA
- the cls gene encoding cardiolipin synthase, with protein MRNKNRNNRPREEKRGLDGPLPRALKAGRQAKEALARFKNRFFLPGFLSEMRRLRIGGLSGGNRVRLLTSGDACFDEFVNAINSARWSVNLETYIFNSDAVGWMIAELLVKKAKKGVEVNVIYDAVGCIGTSLALFAFMRTGGVEVIEFHPIIPWRKYFNLDMRDHRKLLVVDGRTAFVGGMNIGNEYAGRRYKGGNWRDTHLRIEGPAVRDVQFFFFENWYRYGGAVVDISRHFPNMNEPGKKLLMVLCSKSRRQVKPIQESYISAINFAKQSIYITNAYFIPDARIYRALVRAVKRGVDVRLLLPGKSDMAIVQHASRYLFKRYLRHGIRVYEYARSVLHAKTAVIDGIWSTVGSSNIDRRSFSRNLELNAIILDQPFGDEMERVFFADLKKSVEMRLENWRKRSVWNFLLEWFFYRFRNLL; from the coding sequence ATGCGAAATAAAAACCGAAACAACCGGCCCCGGGAAGAAAAACGCGGGCTTGACGGCCCCCTGCCGCGGGCGCTTAAGGCCGGCAGGCAGGCGAAGGAGGCGCTCGCCCGTTTTAAAAACAGGTTCTTTCTTCCTGGCTTTTTAAGCGAGATGAGGCGCCTGCGGATAGGCGGGCTTTCGGGCGGAAACCGCGTGAGGCTGCTGACCTCGGGCGACGCCTGCTTCGATGAATTCGTGAATGCAATCAACTCCGCACGGTGGAGCGTCAATCTCGAGACCTATATCTTCAACAGCGACGCGGTCGGCTGGATGATCGCCGAGCTCCTCGTAAAGAAGGCGAAAAAGGGCGTCGAGGTCAACGTAATCTACGACGCGGTCGGTTGTATCGGCACATCTTTGGCCCTGTTCGCTTTCATGCGCACGGGCGGCGTCGAGGTCATCGAGTTTCATCCGATCATTCCCTGGAGGAAATACTTCAACCTCGACATGCGCGACCATCGCAAGCTCCTGGTGGTTGACGGACGGACGGCGTTCGTGGGCGGGATGAACATCGGCAACGAATACGCGGGGCGCAGGTACAAGGGAGGCAACTGGCGCGACACCCATCTGAGAATAGAAGGGCCGGCGGTCCGCGATGTCCAGTTTTTCTTCTTCGAGAACTGGTATCGCTACGGCGGTGCCGTCGTCGACATCTCGCGGCATTTTCCCAATATGAACGAACCGGGCAAAAAGCTCCTCATGGTGCTCTGCAGCAAGTCGCGAAGGCAGGTGAAGCCGATACAGGAGTCGTATATCTCCGCCATAAATTTCGCCAAGCAGTCCATTTATATCACCAACGCGTACTTCATCCCCGATGCGAGGATCTACCGGGCGCTGGTGCGTGCGGTTAAACGCGGCGTCGACGTACGGCTGCTTTTGCCGGGGAAGAGCGACATGGCAATCGTCCAGCATGCCAGCCGCTACCTTTTCAAGCGGTACTTGCGGCATGGCATCCGTGTGTACGAATATGCGCGCTCGGTGCTGCACGCCAAGACGGCGGTGATTGACGGTATCTGGTCGACCGTGGGCTCGTCGAACATCGACCGCAGGAGTTTTTCGCGCAATCTCGAGCTCAACGCCATAATCCTCGACCAGCCGTTCGGCGACGAAATGGAGCGGGTGTTCTTCGCGGACCTAAAGAAGAGCGTGGAGATGCGGCTCGAAAACTGGAGAAAGCGATCGGTGTGGAACTTCCTGCTCGAGTGGTTTTTTTACCGCTTCAGAAACCTGTTGTAG
- a CDS encoding ATP-dependent Clp protease ATP-binding subunit has protein sequence MGMYDFTKRSKKVLEVYAQSEGRRLNSDSLGPEHIFLALLKDDDSVAARILKSLGVNFDVLRKNIEQSIRKSGTTIILGNVPVSSRYNKIIETARDEARRLKNNYIGTEHLLMAIFKDGTCAGIDDLVKSGIEYGVLRAEILKILGIQSVSVSGEKIPEKTKTPTLDEFAQNLTALASEDRLDPVVGRAKEVDRVIRILSRKTKNNPVLIGEAGVGKTAIVEGLAQRIVTRQVPEPLQNKRVLALDIAAVVAGTKYRGEFEERLKRIMKEIRAAENVIIFIDELHTIIGAGAAEGAVDAANILKPALARGELQCVGATTLNEYKMHIEKDAALERRFQTVIVKEPTVDETIEILKGLRARYETHHMVRFTDESLRKAVHLASRYIHDRFLPDKAIDLIDEAGSKARLENCDKPSNIKELEDEINALNDRKNDLVKSQEYEAAAGLRDVIREKKNVLTAKTGDWQRKANEYAIVVDSEQIADIVMQWTGIPVERLEETETRRLLRMEEELHRRIIGQDAPIKVISKAIRRSRTGLRSGRRPIGSFIFLGPTGVGKSELARALAEFLFEDENALIRLDMSEYMEKHSVSRIIGAPPGYVGYDDGGQLTEKIKRKPYSVVLFDEIEKAHPDVFNILLQVLEEGELTDSFGSSISFRDAVIIMTSNVGNREFQRMGKMGFSGERTAAEDGREKVYDELKHLFSPEFLNRIDEVVYFHRLDQKHIRKIVDLMLRELNDRLRERGLELVFSPAAKRHLAEKGFNEKFGARYLRRVVQGEVEDALAMELLRGSLGDSTRIRVSVKARSISFKPIEDGPSKPEKPAREPAGVS, from the coding sequence ATGGGAATGTACGATTTTACCAAACGGTCGAAGAAGGTACTCGAGGTGTACGCCCAGTCCGAAGGGCGGCGCCTGAACTCCGATTCCCTGGGGCCGGAGCACATCTTTCTTGCGCTTCTAAAAGACGACGATTCGGTGGCCGCCCGGATACTTAAAAGCCTCGGCGTCAATTTCGACGTGCTCAGGAAAAACATAGAACAGTCGATACGCAAATCGGGCACCACCATCATTCTCGGGAACGTTCCAGTAAGCTCCCGCTATAACAAGATCATCGAAACGGCGCGCGATGAGGCCCGCAGGCTTAAAAATAATTACATCGGCACCGAACACCTGCTGATGGCGATCTTCAAGGACGGTACCTGCGCCGGGATCGACGACCTGGTTAAATCGGGGATCGAATACGGCGTGCTGCGGGCCGAGATACTAAAGATTCTCGGCATTCAGTCCGTTTCGGTCTCCGGAGAGAAGATACCGGAAAAAACCAAGACCCCGACCCTCGACGAGTTCGCCCAGAATCTCACCGCGCTCGCCTCGGAGGACAGGCTCGATCCCGTTGTGGGTCGAGCAAAGGAGGTCGACCGGGTAATCCGCATACTCTCACGCAAGACGAAGAACAACCCGGTGCTCATCGGCGAGGCGGGCGTCGGCAAGACCGCCATCGTGGAGGGGCTTGCCCAGCGCATCGTCACCCGGCAGGTGCCCGAGCCGCTTCAGAACAAACGGGTGCTGGCGCTCGATATCGCGGCGGTGGTGGCGGGCACCAAGTACCGCGGCGAGTTCGAGGAGCGCCTCAAGCGCATCATGAAGGAGATCCGCGCTGCCGAAAACGTCATCATCTTCATCGACGAACTGCACACCATCATCGGCGCCGGCGCGGCCGAGGGAGCGGTCGACGCGGCCAACATACTGAAGCCCGCGCTCGCGCGCGGCGAGCTCCAGTGCGTGGGGGCGACGACGCTCAACGAGTATAAAATGCATATCGAAAAAGACGCCGCCCTCGAGCGCCGGTTCCAGACCGTAATCGTAAAGGAGCCGACGGTCGACGAAACGATCGAGATACTAAAGGGGCTCCGGGCGCGGTACGAGACCCACCATATGGTCAGGTTTACCGACGAGTCGCTTCGCAAGGCCGTGCACCTTGCCAGCCGGTACATTCACGACCGCTTCCTCCCGGACAAGGCGATCGACCTCATCGACGAGGCGGGCTCCAAGGCTCGACTCGAGAACTGCGACAAGCCCTCCAATATAAAGGAGCTCGAAGACGAGATCAACGCTCTCAACGACAGGAAGAACGATCTCGTGAAGTCCCAGGAGTACGAGGCGGCGGCTGGGCTTCGCGACGTTATTCGTGAGAAGAAGAACGTCCTGACGGCGAAAACCGGCGACTGGCAGCGCAAGGCGAACGAGTACGCGATAGTTGTCGATTCGGAACAGATAGCGGACATCGTCATGCAGTGGACGGGCATTCCCGTGGAACGGCTCGAGGAGACCGAAACGCGGCGCCTCCTGCGAATGGAGGAGGAGCTTCACCGGCGGATAATCGGCCAGGACGCGCCGATAAAGGTGATAAGCAAGGCCATACGGCGCTCGCGCACGGGGCTTCGAAGCGGAAGGAGGCCTATCGGCTCGTTCATATTCCTTGGGCCCACGGGCGTTGGGAAGTCGGAACTCGCCAGGGCGCTCGCCGAGTTCCTCTTCGAAGACGAGAACGCCCTCATCAGGCTCGACATGTCCGAATACATGGAAAAGCATTCGGTATCGCGCATCATCGGAGCGCCTCCCGGATACGTGGGCTATGACGACGGCGGCCAGCTTACCGAAAAGATCAAGCGCAAACCGTATTCGGTGGTGCTGTTCGACGAAATCGAAAAGGCCCACCCGGACGTGTTCAACATCCTGCTCCAAGTACTCGAAGAGGGAGAACTTACGGACAGTTTCGGCTCGTCAATCAGCTTCAGGGACGCGGTCATAATCATGACCTCGAACGTGGGCAACCGCGAATTCCAGAGAATGGGTAAAATGGGTTTCTCCGGGGAGCGGACGGCCGCGGAGGACGGGCGCGAAAAGGTGTACGACGAGCTTAAGCATCTCTTCAGTCCGGAGTTTCTTAACCGTATCGACGAAGTCGTATATTTCCACCGGCTCGACCAGAAGCACATACGTAAAATAGTGGACCTCATGCTCCGCGAGCTTAACGATCGTCTCAGGGAACGGGGCCTCGAGCTCGTCTTTTCGCCCGCGGCAAAACGCCATCTCGCCGAAAAAGGCTTCAATGAAAAATTCGGCGCCCGCTACCTGCGCAGGGTGGTGCAGGGCGAGGTTGAGGACGCGCTGGCCATGGAGCTCTTGAGGGGAAGCCTTGGCGACAGCACGAGGATACGGGTGTCGGTAAAAGCCCGTTCGATCAGTTTCAAGCCCATTGAGGACGGCCCGTCAAAACCCGAAAAACCCGCCAGAGAGCCGGCCGGTGTCTCCTGA
- a CDS encoding ATP--guanido phosphotransferase, with translation MFEDIFEKPGFWTGQGPSGDVVLSTRVRLARNLAAVSFPRRQDDGDLRLINSVIERFAADMSLHDGARLLRLEGLDPDEKRFLRERNIITGEMETAPNCSVVLGEKRNFVIMVNEEDHFRIQVINPGFQVMETFRLADRLDDALNQLAAYAYSDDYGYLTACPSNLGTGLRISAMMHLPTLTFMRSIADVTRVVRDYGAEMRGSAGDGGKTVACMYQISNRVSLGKSEVDILEELDEVVAMVIDMENEARDDYLMQHSRQMEDRIWRSYGVLQHSRILSYPDAMEHLSNIRLGVILSIIKNIDLHRINDLMVTVQWSHLQKSARRLFGSAFDCDSYRADFLRDRFK, from the coding sequence ATGTTCGAGGATATTTTTGAGAAACCGGGCTTCTGGACGGGACAGGGGCCCAGCGGCGATGTCGTATTGTCGACCAGGGTGCGCCTTGCGAGAAACCTCGCCGCGGTGAGCTTCCCCCGGCGGCAGGACGACGGCGACCTCCGGTTAATCAACTCCGTTATCGAGCGGTTCGCGGCCGATATGTCCCTCCATGATGGCGCACGACTCCTCAGGCTCGAGGGCCTGGACCCCGACGAAAAGCGCTTTCTGCGCGAGAGAAACATCATCACCGGCGAAATGGAAACGGCCCCCAACTGTTCGGTGGTCCTCGGAGAAAAAAGGAATTTCGTGATAATGGTCAACGAGGAGGACCATTTCCGTATTCAGGTCATCAATCCGGGTTTTCAGGTGATGGAGACCTTCAGGCTCGCCGACAGGCTTGATGACGCGCTCAATCAACTCGCCGCCTACGCGTATTCGGACGATTACGGCTATCTGACCGCGTGCCCCTCCAACCTGGGCACGGGACTTCGAATATCGGCCATGATGCACCTTCCCACGCTCACCTTTATGCGCTCCATCGCGGACGTCACGCGGGTGGTCCGCGATTACGGGGCCGAAATGCGCGGCTCGGCGGGGGACGGAGGCAAGACCGTCGCCTGCATGTACCAGATATCCAACCGTGTTTCGCTTGGCAAATCGGAGGTGGACATCCTGGAGGAGCTGGACGAGGTTGTCGCCATGGTTATCGATATGGAGAACGAGGCGCGGGACGACTATCTCATGCAGCATTCCCGCCAGATGGAGGACAGGATCTGGCGTTCTTACGGCGTGCTGCAGCATTCCCGTATCCTGAGCTATCCCGACGCCATGGAGCACCTTTCAAACATCAGGCTCGGCGTGATATTATCGATCATAAAAAATATTGATTTACACAGGATAAATGATTTAATGGTTACCGTGCAGTGGTCGCATCTGCAGAAGAGCGCCCGGAGGCTGTTCGGAAGCGCTTTCGATTGCGACAGTTACCGGGCCGACTTTCTGCGCGATCGGTTCAAATAG
- a CDS encoding UvrB/UvrC motif-containing protein, with amino-acid sequence MFCEKCKHNEATVHLTEIIKNVKSEVHLCESCAREIGLNSKLANFNLTVPDMLSFLDVEEAGGMVDPNRCRGCGFTFLDYKKTGKLGCPECYRYLRSTLDPVVVNYHGEKRHVGKMPLNYIEMKTPVRVLFDKSVNVAEKTDVLSDLMKKLDKAVEEERYEEAAVLRDKIRDSETAQ; translated from the coding sequence ATGTTCTGTGAAAAATGCAAACATAACGAAGCCACGGTGCATCTTACGGAAATCATCAAGAACGTAAAATCCGAGGTGCACCTGTGCGAATCGTGCGCGCGCGAGATCGGGCTCAACTCCAAACTCGCCAATTTCAATCTTACGGTTCCCGATATGCTCTCCTTCCTCGATGTCGAAGAGGCGGGAGGCATGGTCGATCCCAATCGCTGTCGCGGATGCGGTTTTACATTCCTTGACTACAAGAAAACCGGCAAGCTCGGCTGTCCGGAGTGCTACCGTTACCTGCGGTCCACTCTCGATCCGGTTGTCGTTAATTACCACGGCGAGAAACGCCACGTCGGAAAGATGCCGCTTAACTATATCGAGATGAAGACGCCCGTCAGGGTCCTGTTCGATAAAAGCGTAAATGTCGCCGAAAAGACGGACGTCCTCTCGGATTTAATGAAGAAGCTGGACAAAGCGGTCGAGGAGGAGCGGTACGAGGAGGCGGCCGTGCTGCGGGACAAGATACGCGACAGTGAGACCGCCCAGTAG